GGTGAGAGATCAAGCTGTTATCTCCCTCTAGTGGTGCAAGAAAGAATCACATCACTAGTTCacttcagttgtatttcactgTGAGGTTGAATTCATTTGATTTTTAGCAATTGTTTCTTCGTTTTTTTAGGTCTGCTTTTATgtgcaatacatttgaattgaacCAACAAGTAGTTTTTTTATGTTCTATATTTAAGTGCAGCGTAAATGTGCAAATTGTGCATAATGTATCAATGGTTCACAAGAGGCATGGCCCAATTACCGGTTTCAAGGTATATCAAGgttttaaaatgtcacattttcaaaacCACGTCACTGCAGGCAAAGCGACACGACACCTCGGCCTCTCATTGTTGGTGTGAGCAGTCAGTGCATGAGCCCGATGACCTTTCCCCTtgacaaaaaatgtgtctgtttaagGAAATGTTCAGGTACCGCAGCATGGTAGAGGAGGGACATGCATAACATTCGTTTGAAAAGTGGCTTCTGGAGGAGGCAATACAACCAATATGATATCACATTTAGGGGAGAGCCACCCATCCCTCAAATTTTGCAACAAGCCACGGAAATTAGTGTGTCTACGTTTGCTGAATAAATATTCAAGACTCGGTTATGAGGCAGATAAGATGGCTGATGAGCACTGCTAACATCAGCTCCTTTCTATTCTGGCGTTACTTCAGGAAGCGAAGGAGAGCATAAAATTTGCTACTCATTCTGAGAAATGGAAGTACTTTTACTGTtgtaaatgcacattttaattttgttaaggggaagaaaaaatatCTTACAATTACCAATGAACCAAATGCTCgacattgtttaaaaacaaaatagattGAGAtgtaaatgcccccccccccaaatatcaaaataaaacagtttaGAGCCCCATGTGCAATACTTTGATACTTGATAATGAACACTTGGGCCATATTTGAACACTTTCAGGGATGGTTACTAtaatggacagcttatcgtgttatcaggttacaggatgcacgGAAGGattaatgttggtcatgacgATGGTACTTGAGGGGGCTAAGTAAATTTTTAGGTGGCACTTGatgtaaaacatttgaataactGCTCTCATTGATTCTCTAAATGTACTGCTCCACTATAATTGGAAAAGGAAGGTAACCTTGGTATGTAAATGGTGTCCAAAGTTTAAATCTTGGGGAGGATGTTCAACTTGTATAATATTTGTCAAGTTAGATAAAATGGCGCATTGAGCTCTCACCTGTCTGGTGCTACTGGGTCAGTGCAAATGAAGGATAGGCAACGAGGAGAGAACAGTTTTCATTGTTAAGAATTGTATGTCATGTCAGTGAGACCTGTTCTTCTTTGCTACACTCTTGTTAAAAATGTCCTCTCATTGTTTTATATAGATATGACTTTATATTCAATACAAATAGACATATGGAATTTTATTATAAGATATAACTTCTTTTGAATATTCTTGAAGAATTATCAAGTGCAAAAGAGAGGTCGTTTATTGGAAAGCTTCGCAAATGACTCTCTGGACAACACGATTTAGGACCCTCTAAAGTACTTTTCACCATTTGAACTGAATGGTGCCTTTAAAATCGCCTCCAAATGCTAATTTTCTACTTCAAGTTACAATAGCATGACATGGTTTGaagtttcatttcaaatatatttCTGGCCAGGGTCCATGTAGAGTCAATCACACTGAACACAAGCAAATCTAGCAAAGAAAGGCCACTGCGATTGTCCCATAGTCTTCCACAAATGGACCCCGTCTACTACTTAAaatcccagaaaaaaacaaaacattaaattgGATCAATGGAAGTGTTTTATAAATAAATCAGTCGCTAAAACATTTCACAGGATCGTTTTCCGTATGATACGAAGGAACCACAAAATGTTCAGACAGTTGAGAAACTAGGGGGATGTTTCCATTCGGGTCATGCAACACGATGAAACTTTAGCATCATGTTTGGAGacgttttacaaaaaaacatgcatcataTTAAATTTTATGATATGGTTTCTGTAAAGAACTATGTGGTCGTCTTTTATGCTATGCTCCTGATCCCAAGTCTGCCGACAGAAATAACAACTTGGTTTTGTGTTGGGACCGTTTTGTAACCTACGCACAAGATAAACTTTGCTTGTCGGCAGGAATATTTATAATGCGCTTCACTGCAAAGTCTGGTTACTGCTTGGGCACCAACAGTTGGAAGagcattatatatactgtatatatatattttttttaaattaaattttaattttaatttcaaaagaaAGCAGTTCCTCAacagcacacacacccacaccaaaCAAGACAGGAAGTACAAATAGCAGTGAACATTGCATGTGCTTGTACATGCAGTTCTTTCACAAAATGTcatgtcttttctttcttttgcgacttaatttccttttttttaaacgtatataAAAGAGAGTTCAATCAAAATAGATATTTTATCTACCAAGGAGCTATCCTTTTCATATGGTTTGAaggtaaaccttttttttgtagatgaCCCTTTGTCATTGTGTTCCTCACAACATCTGAAACTCGACAGTTCCGAATACATTTTCGCAACAGTTTGATTTTGGCGTCCGTTCGATAAAAGGCATCAGGACGCACCCAATATTATAAAAGTAGTAAGAGGGCCATTTCCAAAAAGAGTATATATGTCAACAAATTCTACGAAGATCTGTCGTCATGGGGACTTCCGTCTGAATTCTCTGTTTCCCCTTCAGAAATGGCTTGCATGGGAGCAGTGTAGAGGCGGCTACGAGTACTATAGCGACTACTGTTGGCTACTGGTGGGACCCGAGATCGTCCCTGTCGAGATGCAGCGGTCATAGGCAGGATTTTGGGGGTGAAGCTCTCAGAGTTGGCCCTGGGAAAGAGGCCTGGTATCTGGATTGGGTCCAAGTTGGAGAGTGGCGGCTCCTGGTGCACTGCGGGGGTCTCTTCGGCTTGGCCAATGGGGCCTTCCGGAATGGATTCCCCGTGGCTCTTTGGAGTTATAGGGCTCTTCAGAATTTCTGTGGCTGACATGCGGTAACTGGAATCAGATCGGCTGCCTTTCTTAAGCAAGAGGAGTTTAAACTCTTCATTGGATGTACTGGATTTCTTGGCGCTGCGATAGATTGGAACAGGGACACGTTGTGACCCGGAAGCAGTGGCTATGGTGGCTGGGGGGTTGAGTGGAGGGGGTGGTGGCATAATGGCATTGGTGACGACACTGTCAGGGTTCACTGGTGCTGTGGTGCAGAGACGAGACTTCACATTTAAGTCTCCCGAATCTTTACGGCCCAGGACCTTTCTCTTGGATCTGAATGGAAAAAGTCACAACCAAGATTTAGACAGCTGGGTGAATACTGTCTGCATCAAGATCTGAACGTGCTTTTCGTGTAACACCACAATGaacaaactgacaaaaaaaaattatacgtaTACCAGTCAAAGAATAAACACACTATATTATATTGACATGAATGAGCTTTCCCTTCTGTTACGCTTCTCAACCTTGaaggtactcaaagcgctttactTCTGTCCCGTTATTCACCGACTGATgaagcagcatcaggagcaacggGCGGTTCCATTTCAGGCTCAAGGACACCTTGACATGGTCATAGGTCAATACCAGCTCCACAAGTCAACACACACCGAGAACAATCAACCGTCCCCAACTGTCTCATCAGTCCAGGTACACACACCTCTAATGCATATGGTGTGGACTGTCAGGTTAAGGCTGGTGCGCCATAAGGGGCAGCACACTCTTCAAATTTGGATGTGTCATATGTGCGGTTTATGAACCGGTGCTCTCAATCGAATGAATTCTACAGTAAGTATGCCGTGGTAAATTTACAGCACCTGTGTATCATGGCAAACAAATCCTCAGTGGTTCTGGACTTGTTGGGTGATGTTGTGATATCGTCATCAACTTTGGCGTCATCCGTCAAAGGGGAAAGTGAGTTGTCAGTGGGTGTGGAATCTGCAACAGAAAACATTTCTATCACACATGATCTATGTCTGATAATGTAGGTTAAAATGCACACGAACTTACCTTTACTGAAATAGTCTTCTGTGTCAGGAGTGGTGGAGTCGTCTTTATTGTCGTGTGGCAGCAGGTGATGGGCACTTCTGGTAGCACCTGATGTCTCTTCCTGTTCATCCTGCACCACTTGTCTTATCCTCCTGGCATCGCTGATTAGGTAAGGGTGCGATGTCTCCACTGTGGTACCAGGCACTTTGACTGGACTAGTCCAGGGCCCTGAGTCCAGGTGGAATCCTCCGGCAAACTCATAGGCTGGAGGGGGAGGGTGATCTGTTCGCATGCCCACCCTGTGACATGTGGCCCTCTGTGATTCTTTtactgtttcttcttcttcctcatcttcctcctcatcatcatcatcttgggAAAAAGAACGCTCCCCCAAGATCCGAAACTCTGGGTGTGTGTGAGCTGAATGTGTCAGCCCTCTAAATTCTGTGTGTGAGCGGATATGTGTGTGTAGATCCACTGGCGAAGGGTGAGGAGCACGTGGCACTGGCCGATGCAAAGGCGAGCTGTCATCAGAGAGTTCTGAAAATGGGTCGATACGAGTCCTGAACGCTGTCATCGACCAGAAAGTTCCGGGCCCGTACCGATCTTGTCTGAGTAGTAGGCTTTCATACGAAGGAGGCCCATCGGGGTGACGTCCAGGGGGAGTTGGCTGAGAGTGATCAGGGGAGGTGTTGTGGTCCTGCGATGGAGGCCTGGGAGGTGGTCGCCGAGGAGGAAGTGGCCTAGTGTTCATTGGGGGTGGGGCTAGAGTTGCGGCGCTAGTCGAACATTTGGGTTTGGTAACAGTTGCTGCTCCACTGGCAGATTCCAGGCCTGAGCTGGTCACATTATTACTAGATTTACTGACAGAGTGAAGCTGCACTGAACGTAAAATTGATGGAGCTATGGTCAACATATGAGAGCTAGGAATCAAAGCAGCAGTGTTTGCACACGGTGGAGGGTTGCTATTTAATGTCTCAGGGACCGACAGCTTTGTTCCAGTGGGAATAACGTTTGCTACTCTGTGTTTGCTGTGGTGAAGTGTGTGCAGGTGTTGCGTTCTGTGTGAAAGCGTGTGTCTGACATAGCCACCGTGAATAATATTAAGATCAAGCTGAGAAGGTGGCGGTGGGAAATCTGGGTCTCTCTTGTAATTGGAGGCAATTGAAGGTCCGTCTCTCGGAAGGTGTTGCGAGGATGAAAGAGAGGACTTTCTCTCTGGCACTTTGGGCTTTCTTTTGCCCGTTGAAGGGGACATCGGGCCTGGAAAGAACGCTGCTGAGGTGGAGGGCACAGTAGAGGTCGGTGTTTCTGATTGACTTGAATAACCACTGGATGGTGATGCCAGACCAGCCAACTTCTCCGGTGACCCAAGTTTGAATTCTCCAGGCAGGTGGGGTGGACTAGCAGCTCGCATCTCAGAAGACTGGGAAAGAGTCTGCGATTGTGTGTCAGTGGAGGATGAGCTGTCCGGTGACTTGATACAATCCATGACAGTTGTGTCTGTCGCCGTGCTGGAGTTAGAGAGGGATTTGTACTCACAATTGTTGGACTTCATCTCTGTATTGTGAAGCCAAAGGTCTGCATAGTCAGATTGCACAGCTCCTTCATCCTTAAACGAGTGTGTATCTGCTGAGCTGAAGGACATGGGCTCCACTAGATCCACAGTTTCTCCCAGTCCCATAACCCAAGTTCCCATAGGCTCTGCCACAAGACAAGACGCTTCTAAAGGTTCTGGAATGCCCCCAAGTTCGAGTTCCAACTTCATATCTGTGGAAGACAGTGGCAGGTCTTGTTCATTCACCATCTTTGGTTGGTCTTGATCTACTTGTGTGTCTGTTCCAACATCAACACTACTATTAGCCTCTTTCAGGGAGGACGTTCGCATAGGTGGAGGTGGTTTTAGTTTGGGTTTCCTCAGTGGACGACAGGGCCTCCCCAGCGTCATAGTGCCTGTTTTGTAGTCAGACGAGGCTGAGGAGTAAACTCCTTGGGAAATGGGATGTGCTGCCACAATTTTGGATTGAACACAATCGGTCCCCTGGTCTGCATAGTTATTATATATGTAGTGTCTCTGATTACTCTTGCCAAATTGCTCAGATGTGTATAAACCCCCCGTGTCAGATGAGCACGGAGAGCCAGTGTCTTTGTCAGTGTTGTTGGTATTTTCACTGAAACACGTTTGGTCTTCTAGAGCTTCTTTGGAGCTATAGCTGTGGGTTTGACATACGTTTTGAGTCTGGTCATGATATAGGTCTGGGTCAAGCTGGTCCtggtctggaggatatgcccatTCCCCCTCACTGGCGGTACTGACCCCTGCATCATCCAGCTGGTCTGTTGCTGAGGACGTGAATGAGTTTGACCGGTGGCCTGGTCCTTGGGGTCTCAGTTCAGAATGATACGTGGGATCCAGTGAAAACCCCTCATCCATGGCATTGGGAACAGTGTTGAGTGACAGCTCCGAGTCACAATGTGACGAGCCCGTAAGTGGTGGAGAAGAAGGCGGGGGGATGGTTTCAGAGGTTTGGGATGGGCAGGTAGAACTGGAACCGCTCCAATTTCCACTAGAGGACTGATGGTCTTCCTTGTGGTCTGCATGGCTACTCAGCACTCCTGTTGTAGACACAGAGTGAATTGGGCTACTAAATGTATCGGAACTCGAAGAGATCTCGCAACTGCCCATGTCAGCTTTGCGAGGCAAACGAGAACGGCCTCTCTCCATCCAGCAATGATCTGGGCTCCCTTCTCCTCGATCTCTTTCCCCAGACCGTTGCAACCGTTTTAGGCTTCCAAGTTGCAGTGACTCAGGAGCCGCCTGGTCATCGGTGCTCTCTTCTTCatccttcatcatcatcatcttcagccTCGGACTCGGACCGGGTGGAATAAAATCCTCTGGTTCGTATGGTGACAATTCCTCAtcctcgtcatcatcgtcatcgtaaTTGTCATCGTCATCCTCATCACTATCCATCAGGCGTCCACCTTCTCGTGGGAGGCTACGAGATCGCAAACGTCCAGTGTGGGTTGTGGTACTT
This Hippocampus zosterae strain Florida chromosome 4, ASM2543408v3, whole genome shotgun sequence DNA region includes the following protein-coding sequences:
- the nhsb gene encoding actin remodeling regulator NHS isoform X2, with the protein product MPFAKRIVEPPLLCRHQIPNDEGLLFEDLCAITNVILSRTLRQLSDLARHACSLFQELENDIVSTNQRVWGLQNKIGQIQQNANALDPKKEAVPVSNLDIESKLSVHYQAPWHQQHNVFHPCTRPPCLEELHKNAQFSLRALHRDEKQNQRPTSRERNMVTISISTVPAIPTFPSPHSIRRQQRSRLARAQEREERERELDYQPRKERTVRETEIQTVPRKERPGREADSHAIQRKATSTGEGDDDEVLTGHKTKTLAPAVPATPDNETKWSKENVSHSDQKTTSDDSRAVSSCIIPINVTGVGFDREASARCSLVHSQSVLQRRRKLRRRKTITGIPKRVQQDMDSDESPVARERTVIVHANPHQLSLCHEDFSISGRPHHTRDSGCQTDDFLIACTAAPSRRRIRAQRGHQGIPASLSHSTGNISSLGDQSDSTYTSTTTHTGRLRSRSLPREGGRLMDSDEDDDDNYDDDDDEDEELSPYEPEDFIPPGPSPRLKMMMMKDEEESTDDQAAPESLQLGSLKRLQRSGERDRGEGSPDHCWMERGRSRLPRKADMGSCEISSSSDTFSSPIHSVSTTGVLSSHADHKEDHQSSSGNWSGSSSTCPSQTSETIPPPSSPPLTGSSHCDSELSLNTVPNAMDEGFSLDPTYHSELRPQGPGHRSNSFTSSATDQLDDAGVSTASEGEWAYPPDQDQLDPDLYHDQTQNVCQTHSYSSKEALEDQTCFSENTNNTDKDTGSPCSSDTGGLYTSEQFGKSNQRHYIYNNYADQGTDCVQSKIVAAHPISQGVYSSASSDYKTGTMTLGRPCRPLRKPKLKPPPPMRTSSLKEANSSVDVGTDTQVDQDQPKMVNEQDLPLSSTDMKLELELGGIPEPLEASCLVAEPMGTWVMGLGETVDLVEPMSFSSADTHSFKDEGAVQSDYADLWLHNTEMKSNNCEYKSLSNSSTATDTTVMDCIKSPDSSSSTDTQSQTLSQSSEMRAASPPHLPGEFKLGSPEKLAGLASPSSGYSSQSETPTSTVPSTSAAFFPGPMSPSTGKRKPKVPERKSSLSSSQHLPRDGPSIASNYKRDPDFPPPPSQLDLNIIHGGYVRHTLSHRTQHLHTLHHSKHRVANVIPTGTKLSVPETLNSNPPPCANTAALIPSSHMLTIAPSILRSVQLHSVSKSSNNVTSSGLESASGAATVTKPKCSTSAATLAPPPMNTRPLPPRRPPPRPPSQDHNTSPDHSQPTPPGRHPDGPPSYESLLLRQDRYGPGTFWSMTAFRTRIDPFSELSDDSSPLHRPVPRAPHPSPVDLHTHIRSHTEFRGLTHSAHTHPEFRILGERSFSQDDDDEEEDEEEEETVKESQRATCHRVGMRTDHPPPPAYEFAGGFHLDSGPWTSPVKVPGTTVETSHPYLISDARRIRQVVQDEQEETSGATRSAHHLLPHDNKDDSTTPDTEDYFSKDSTPTDNSLSPLTDDAKVDDDITTSPNKSRTTEDLFAMIHRSKRKVLGRKDSGDLNVKSRLCTTAPVNPDSVVTNAIMPPPPPLNPPATIATASGSQRVPVPIYRSAKKSSTSNEEFKLLLLKKGSRSDSSYRMSATEILKSPITPKSHGESIPEGPIGQAEETPAVHQEPPLSNLDPIQIPGLFPRANSESFTPKILPMTAASRQGRSRVPPVANSSRYSTRSRLYTAPMQAISEGETENSDGSPHDDRSS
- the nhsb gene encoding actin remodeling regulator NHS isoform X3; protein product: MPFAKRIVEPPLLCRHQIPNDEGLLFEDLCAITNVILSRTLRQLSDLARHACSLFQELENDIVSTNQRVWGLQNKIGQIQQNANALDPKKEAVPVSNLDIESKLSVHYQAPWHQQHNVFHPCTRPPCLEELHKNAQFSLRALHRDEKQNQRPTSRERNMVTISISTVPAIPTFPSPHSIRRQQRSRLARAQEREERERELDYQPRKERTVRETEIQTVPRKERPGREADSHAIQRKFECFYSLHPIEGCIFIPWNRKATSTGEGDDDEVLTGHKTKTLAPAVPATPDNETKWSKENVSHSDQKTTSDDSRAVSSCIIPINVTGVGFDREASARCSLVHSQSVLQRRRKLRRRKTITGIPKRVQQDMGTAAPSRRRIRAQRGHQGIPASLSHSTGNISSLGDQSDSTYTSTTTHTGRLRSRSLPREGGRLMDSDEDDDDNYDDDDDEDEELSPYEPEDFIPPGPSPRLKMMMMKDEEESTDDQAAPESLQLGSLKRLQRSGERDRGEGSPDHCWMERGRSRLPRKADMGSCEISSSSDTFSSPIHSVSTTGVLSSHADHKEDHQSSSGNWSGSSSTCPSQTSETIPPPSSPPLTGSSHCDSELSLNTVPNAMDEGFSLDPTYHSELRPQGPGHRSNSFTSSATDQLDDAGVSTASEGEWAYPPDQDQLDPDLYHDQTQNVCQTHSYSSKEALEDQTCFSENTNNTDKDTGSPCSSDTGGLYTSEQFGKSNQRHYIYNNYADQGTDCVQSKIVAAHPISQGVYSSASSDYKTGTMTLGRPCRPLRKPKLKPPPPMRTSSLKEANSSVDVGTDTQVDQDQPKMVNEQDLPLSSTDMKLELELGGIPEPLEASCLVAEPMGTWVMGLGETVDLVEPMSFSSADTHSFKDEGAVQSDYADLWLHNTEMKSNNCEYKSLSNSSTATDTTVMDCIKSPDSSSSTDTQSQTLSQSSEMRAASPPHLPGEFKLGSPEKLAGLASPSSGYSSQSETPTSTVPSTSAAFFPGPMSPSTGKRKPKVPERKSSLSSSQHLPRDGPSIASNYKRDPDFPPPPSQLDLNIIHGGYVRHTLSHRTQHLHTLHHSKHRVANVIPTGTKLSVPETLNSNPPPCANTAALIPSSHMLTIAPSILRSVQLHSVSKSSNNVTSSGLESASGAATVTKPKCSTSAATLAPPPMNTRPLPPRRPPPRPPSQDHNTSPDHSQPTPPGRHPDGPPSYESLLLRQDRYGPGTFWSMTAFRTRIDPFSELSDDSSPLHRPVPRAPHPSPVDLHTHIRSHTEFRGLTHSAHTHPEFRILGERSFSQDDDDEEEDEEEEETVKESQRATCHRVGMRTDHPPPPAYEFAGGFHLDSGPWTSPVKVPGTTVETSHPYLISDARRIRQVVQDEQEETSGATRSAHHLLPHDNKDDSTTPDTEDYFSKDSTPTDNSLSPLTDDAKVDDDITTSPNKSRTTEDLFAMIHRSKRKVLGRKDSGDLNVKSRLCTTAPVNPDSVVTNAIMPPPPPLNPPATIATASGSQRVPVPIYRSAKKSSTSNEEFKLLLLKKGSRSDSSYRMSATEILKSPITPKSHGESIPEGPIGQAEETPAVHQEPPLSNLDPIQIPGLFPRANSESFTPKILPMTAASRQGRSRVPPVANSSRYSTRSRLYTAPMQAISEGETENSDGSPHDDRSS
- the nhsb gene encoding actin remodeling regulator NHS isoform X1, with protein sequence MPFAKRIVEPPLLCRHQIPNDEGLLFEDLCAITNVILSRTLRQLSDLARHACSLFQELENDIVSTNQRVWGLQNKIGQIQQNANALDPKKEAVPVSNLDIESKLSVHYQAPWHQQHNVFHPCTRPPCLEELHKNAQFSLRALHRDEKQNQRPTSRERNMVTISISTVPAIPTFPSPHSIRRQQRSRLARAQEREERERELDYQPRKERTVRETEIQTVPRKERPGREADSHAIQRKFECFYSLHPIEGCIFIPWNRKATSTGEGDDDEVLTGHKTKTLAPAVPATPDNETKWSKENVSHSDQKTTSDDSRAVSSCIIPINVTGVGFDREASARCSLVHSQSVLQRRRKLRRRKTITGIPKRVQQDMDSDESPVARERTVIVHANPHQLSLCHEDFSISGRPHHTRDSGCQTDDFLIACTAAPSRRRIRAQRGHQGIPASLSHSTGNISSLGDQSDSTYTSTTTHTGRLRSRSLPREGGRLMDSDEDDDDNYDDDDDEDEELSPYEPEDFIPPGPSPRLKMMMMKDEEESTDDQAAPESLQLGSLKRLQRSGERDRGEGSPDHCWMERGRSRLPRKADMGSCEISSSSDTFSSPIHSVSTTGVLSSHADHKEDHQSSSGNWSGSSSTCPSQTSETIPPPSSPPLTGSSHCDSELSLNTVPNAMDEGFSLDPTYHSELRPQGPGHRSNSFTSSATDQLDDAGVSTASEGEWAYPPDQDQLDPDLYHDQTQNVCQTHSYSSKEALEDQTCFSENTNNTDKDTGSPCSSDTGGLYTSEQFGKSNQRHYIYNNYADQGTDCVQSKIVAAHPISQGVYSSASSDYKTGTMTLGRPCRPLRKPKLKPPPPMRTSSLKEANSSVDVGTDTQVDQDQPKMVNEQDLPLSSTDMKLELELGGIPEPLEASCLVAEPMGTWVMGLGETVDLVEPMSFSSADTHSFKDEGAVQSDYADLWLHNTEMKSNNCEYKSLSNSSTATDTTVMDCIKSPDSSSSTDTQSQTLSQSSEMRAASPPHLPGEFKLGSPEKLAGLASPSSGYSSQSETPTSTVPSTSAAFFPGPMSPSTGKRKPKVPERKSSLSSSQHLPRDGPSIASNYKRDPDFPPPPSQLDLNIIHGGYVRHTLSHRTQHLHTLHHSKHRVANVIPTGTKLSVPETLNSNPPPCANTAALIPSSHMLTIAPSILRSVQLHSVSKSSNNVTSSGLESASGAATVTKPKCSTSAATLAPPPMNTRPLPPRRPPPRPPSQDHNTSPDHSQPTPPGRHPDGPPSYESLLLRQDRYGPGTFWSMTAFRTRIDPFSELSDDSSPLHRPVPRAPHPSPVDLHTHIRSHTEFRGLTHSAHTHPEFRILGERSFSQDDDDEEEDEEEEETVKESQRATCHRVGMRTDHPPPPAYEFAGGFHLDSGPWTSPVKVPGTTVETSHPYLISDARRIRQVVQDEQEETSGATRSAHHLLPHDNKDDSTTPDTEDYFSKDSTPTDNSLSPLTDDAKVDDDITTSPNKSRTTEDLFAMIHRSKRKVLGRKDSGDLNVKSRLCTTAPVNPDSVVTNAIMPPPPPLNPPATIATASGSQRVPVPIYRSAKKSSTSNEEFKLLLLKKGSRSDSSYRMSATEILKSPITPKSHGESIPEGPIGQAEETPAVHQEPPLSNLDPIQIPGLFPRANSESFTPKILPMTAASRQGRSRVPPVANSSRYSTRSRLYTAPMQAISEGETENSDGSPHDDRSS
- the nhsb gene encoding actin remodeling regulator NHS isoform X4; translation: MMALTCLGIGCVPVPSKAVSNLDIESKLSVHYQAPWHQQHNVFHPCTRPPCLEELHKNAQFSLRALHRDEKQNQRPTSRERNMVTISISTVPAIPTFPSPHSIRRQQRSRLARAQEREERERELDYQPRKERTVRETEIQTVPRKERPGREADSHAIQRKFECFYSLHPIEGCIFIPWNRKATSTGEGDDDEVLTGHKTKTLAPAVPATPDNETKWSKENVSHSDQKTTSDDSRAVSSCIIPINVTGVGFDREASARCSLVHSQSVLQRRRKLRRRKTITGIPKRVQQDMDSDESPVARERTVIVHANPHQLSLCHEDFSISGRPHHTRDSGCQTDDFLIACTAAPSRRRIRAQRGHQGIPASLSHSTGNISSLGDQSDSTYTSTTTHTGRLRSRSLPREGGRLMDSDEDDDDNYDDDDDEDEELSPYEPEDFIPPGPSPRLKMMMMKDEEESTDDQAAPESLQLGSLKRLQRSGERDRGEGSPDHCWMERGRSRLPRKADMGSCEISSSSDTFSSPIHSVSTTGVLSSHADHKEDHQSSSGNWSGSSSTCPSQTSETIPPPSSPPLTGSSHCDSELSLNTVPNAMDEGFSLDPTYHSELRPQGPGHRSNSFTSSATDQLDDAGVSTASEGEWAYPPDQDQLDPDLYHDQTQNVCQTHSYSSKEALEDQTCFSENTNNTDKDTGSPCSSDTGGLYTSEQFGKSNQRHYIYNNYADQGTDCVQSKIVAAHPISQGVYSSASSDYKTGTMTLGRPCRPLRKPKLKPPPPMRTSSLKEANSSVDVGTDTQVDQDQPKMVNEQDLPLSSTDMKLELELGGIPEPLEASCLVAEPMGTWVMGLGETVDLVEPMSFSSADTHSFKDEGAVQSDYADLWLHNTEMKSNNCEYKSLSNSSTATDTTVMDCIKSPDSSSSTDTQSQTLSQSSEMRAASPPHLPGEFKLGSPEKLAGLASPSSGYSSQSETPTSTVPSTSAAFFPGPMSPSTGKRKPKVPERKSSLSSSQHLPRDGPSIASNYKRDPDFPPPPSQLDLNIIHGGYVRHTLSHRTQHLHTLHHSKHRVANVIPTGTKLSVPETLNSNPPPCANTAALIPSSHMLTIAPSILRSVQLHSVSKSSNNVTSSGLESASGAATVTKPKCSTSAATLAPPPMNTRPLPPRRPPPRPPSQDHNTSPDHSQPTPPGRHPDGPPSYESLLLRQDRYGPGTFWSMTAFRTRIDPFSELSDDSSPLHRPVPRAPHPSPVDLHTHIRSHTEFRGLTHSAHTHPEFRILGERSFSQDDDDEEEDEEEEETVKESQRATCHRVGMRTDHPPPPAYEFAGGFHLDSGPWTSPVKVPGTTVETSHPYLISDARRIRQVVQDEQEETSGATRSAHHLLPHDNKDDSTTPDTEDYFSKDSTPTDNSLSPLTDDAKVDDDITTSPNKSRTTEDLFAMIHRSKRKVLGRKDSGDLNVKSRLCTTAPVNPDSVVTNAIMPPPPPLNPPATIATASGSQRVPVPIYRSAKKSSTSNEEFKLLLLKKGSRSDSSYRMSATEILKSPITPKSHGESIPEGPIGQAEETPAVHQEPPLSNLDPIQIPGLFPRANSESFTPKILPMTAASRQGRSRVPPVANSSRYSTRSRLYTAPMQAISEGETENSDGSPHDDRSS